ACCCGAAAACCACATCCGGGTGGCGGAACTCACCCTCGAGCGGGCGAAGCGCCTCGTGGAAGAGGGGAAGGACGTGGTGATTCTCCTTGACAGCATCACCCGCCTTGCCCGGGCGAACAACCTCGTCGTCCCAACGACCGGGAAAACCCTCTCGGGAGGCATCGACTCCTCCGCCCTCCACTGGCCGAAGCGGTTCTTCGGCGCGGCCCGGAATATCGAAGAGGGAGGCAGCCTCACCATCATCGCCACCGCCCTCATCGACACCGGCTCCCGGATGGACGAAGTCATCTACGAGGAGTTCAAGGGAACGGGGAACATGGAGCTCCATCTGAGCCGGGCTTTAGCAGAGAGCCGGATTTTCCCCGCCATCGACATCCACCGCTCGGGAACCCGCCGGGAAGAGCTGCTCCTCAAAAAGGAGGACCTCGAGCGCATCTGGATGCTCCGCCGGCTCCTCGCCAACGTCGACACCCAGGAGGCGGCCCAGATGGTTATCGAGCGCATGAAGAACACCCGCTCCAACCGGGAATTCCTGAAAATCATCGACCAGGTCCTCAAGACGTCACGGTAGGGAAAGACCCGAGGAAGCCCTGCGGTTTTGCAGTAGCCGGGGCGCCGGAGGATTGTGGCGCAACGGCCCCCGGAATTGCCCACTGCGCTTCGTGAGTATGCGGCGGCTGTTTCCTGGAGGCGTCACCGCAAGGCCGTAGCATCGCCTCCGAAGGAGTCTCTTCCCCCGCGTCACCGTGAACCTGTCGTTTCGGTTCTTTCCCCGTCATCGCAAACCCTTGGTTTCGCCCCTTTCTCCGTCATTGCAAACCCGTAGTTTCGCCCCTTTCCCTGTCTTTGCGAACTCGTAGTTTCGCTTCCCCCACCGTGTCTTTGCGAACTCGTAGTTTCGTTTGTGAAGCAATCTCCCTCTACCAGGCCTGAGACTGCTTCGTCGCTTTGCTCCTCGCAGTGACATCTAAAGGCGTCGTTGCGGACTCGTAGTTTCGCCCCTTTCTCCGTTGTTGCGAACTCGTCGTTTCGTCTGTGAAGCAACCTCAGGCTGCTTCGCTTCGCTCGCAGCGACAAACTGAAGGAACTTGCAGCGACAAACCAAGGAAGCTCGCAGTGGCAAATCAAGGGGACTCACAGCGACAGACCAAAGGGACTCGCAGCGGCAAACCAAAGGAACCTGCAGCGACGAACTAAAGGGGCCGCAGTGGTAAATCAAAGAGCCCAAAGCGGCAAACCAAGGGGTCTGCGGTGGTAAACCAAAGGGCTTGCAGTGGCAAACCAAGGGTCCGCGGTGATGAATTAAAGGGACGTGCGGTGGCTGTTTTTTGGGTCTTGCAAAATTGTCCTTTTGCCTGTGAAGGAGGGAAAACCACACCGTCCCTACATCGGATACCGGGCAAATCCTCTCCTGAGCTCAGCCTGCCTCCGAAAGATGAGCCCATATAGGCGGTCGATTTCTCGCTCCGGAAGGGCAAACTCCTCAAGGAGGACGCGACGGGCAAAGCCAAGGTCTTCGACCCTTGTCACCCTCCCGGGGATGATAAAGTGTTCCCCGTAGGCTGTAAGGAGAACGCAGATTCTGTCTCCCACCTGGAGGTTCTGGTCCTTAACAAGGAGCATCATCCGCTCTCCCCCGATGGCTTCTGTTCGTGCCCTCTTCAGGTTTCCGGGGTTCTTCATGAGTTCGTGGGGGAGGTTCTTTACGTCCCCCTCAAGCTTCAGGAAGCGAACCTCAAGGTCCCAGGGAAGGACAAAGCCTTTTCTCCGCCGCACCGCTTGCCCAAGGAGGAAAAGGTGGCGGTTTCCCCTTCCAAAGAGGTACTTTGCCTTTGCCTCCACGGTGAGGTAGGAGAGCTCATAGGAGATGAGGACCTCTTCCCCCGGCTCAAGGGAGGGAGCCTGAGGATGGAAAAGGATGACTGTCTTCTCTTCTTCACTTTCTCCCACCCTCCCGAAGTAGACCTCCTCTTTCCCTTCCCTGATTCTCCGCAGAGTCACCTCAAGGCCTGGGAAAAGGGGAACTGTTTCTCCCTCAAGGGGGGAGAGGTAGTACTCGGGAATTTCCTGAAGGAGCGCCTCCACAATGCCCTTGTTGAGCTTGCCCGTTTCCCCAAGGAGGGTGAGTTCCCGGATGGTCCCCTCAAGAGAATAGGCTTCCCGGTAGGGGCGGTGGTGGGCAAGGGCATCAAAGACATCGCAGACTGCAAGGATCTGGGAGAGGAGAGGGATTTCCTCTCCCCGCAAGCCCAGGTACCCGCTCCCATCGAGGCGCTCATGGTGGTAGCGGGCAAAAAGGACATAGGGCTCCATGAGTTTGTTCCCCAGAAACATTCGATCGAGCTCTAAGACGTGCCGCTTCACCTCCTCGAATTCTCTTTCGGTGAGCTTTCCCGGCTTCAGGAGGATCTCCCGGGGGACGAAGAGCTTCCCAAGATCGTGGATGAGCCCTGAGAACCTTGCTGTTTCCTGCTCATCCCCGGAGAGGCCAAGGCGGGAAGCCACCTGCTCGGAGAGAACGGCAACCCGGAGGGAGTGGTGGTAGGTGTAGGCATCGATGCTCTCAAGAAGGGAGACAAAGCTGAAGAGGAAATGGCTGATGAGGAGGGTGCGGTTGCGGTGAGCCCAGGTTTCTAAGAGGGCAGAAAGGGGAAGAGAGTACTTCCTCAGGACCTCTCGAATGCGCTCACCGATATCCTCAGAGAGCACAAAGACAAAGAGGAAGGGAAAGGCTGGGGTGATGGCAAAGAGGAACTTCCCTGGAATCCTCTCAAGGGGAAAGACAATCTCGACCATCGGTACCTTGCTTTTCTCAAGGAGGATTCCCTTGCAAAGCCCGGACCAGTCAGGTTCCTCAGGGGGAGTGATCCTTAAGCCCTCTGCCTCTCTGTCAATCCCTTCGGTGGGACTGAAGGCGGCGACAACCTCAAGCTCTCCATCAAGGAGGGGGACAAGGAGGAAGACTTTGAGGATTCCAGGCTCTCCAATCCTCCGGCAGATTTCTGAAAGGAGAAGCTCCCAGGAAATCTCAGCCACAGCTTCCTCCAGATTCTTGAGAACCACTATACATTATACCACGGGGCAGAAAAGAAGGTTCTCCACCTTGATTCCCGCAGGGGATGGGGTATAATCCAGGAAAATGAGAATCCTGAGGGAGGGAGGGAAGATGGAGTACCTTCTGCGGATTGCGTTCCTTGCCGCCCTTCTTTTTGTTGCCCTTCATAGCTATTTCAAGACGAAGTTCCTCGTTCGGGAAAGAGTCTGGTACCTTCCTTTCTACGGGGGCCTTGCCCTTGCTTCTCTTGGGATTCTCATTGCCCCCTTCCCGGGAGCCTTCCTTCTCTTTGCGGGGCTTTCGCTTCTCCTTTTCGGTGTGGGGGGCATTGTGCGGTACTTTAAGCGCTCTTCCATCCGGGACTACCTCACCGGGCTCTACTCCCAGGTGTACTTCTTTGAGGAGTGGCTCCCCCGGGAAATGAAGCGACAGAATCGTTCCGGTGGGAGCATTGCCTTTGCCATGATTGATATCGATGGCCTAAAGAGAGTGAACGACCAGAACGGGCACCATGCCGGGGACAGACTCCTCCAAAGGTTTGCCTCGGTGGTGCTTTGCAGTATCCGCAGGGAGGATGCTGCCGTTCGCTTTGGGGGAGATGAAATCCTCCTTGCCTTCCCGGGAGGGCAGGAAGAGGGGGTAAGAAAAGCTCTGAGGCGGATAGAAAAAGCCCTGCCGGATATCCCCTTTTCCTGGGGAGTGAGTGTCTGGGAGGGAAAAGGAGACCCTG
This portion of the Candidatus Caldatribacterium sp. genome encodes:
- a CDS encoding HD domain-containing protein — its product is MAEISWELLLSEICRRIGEPGILKVFLLVPLLDGELEVVAAFSPTEGIDREAEGLRITPPEEPDWSGLCKGILLEKSKVPMVEIVFPLERIPGKFLFAITPAFPFLFVFVLSEDIGERIREVLRKYSLPLSALLETWAHRNRTLLISHFLFSFVSLLESIDAYTYHHSLRVAVLSEQVASRLGLSGDEQETARFSGLIHDLGKLFVPREILLKPGKLTEREFEEVKRHVLELDRMFLGNKLMEPYVLFARYHHERLDGSGYLGLRGEEIPLLSQILAVCDVFDALAHHRPYREAYSLEGTIRELTLLGETGKLNKGIVEALLQEIPEYYLSPLEGETVPLFPGLEVTLRRIREGKEEVYFGRVGESEEEKTVILFHPQAPSLEPGEEVLISYELSYLTVEAKAKYLFGRGNRHLFLLGQAVRRRKGFVLPWDLEVRFLKLEGDVKNLPHELMKNPGNLKRARTEAIGGERMMLLVKDQNLQVGDRICVLLTAYGEHFIIPGRVTRVEDLGFARRVLLEEFALPEREIDRLYGLIFRRQAELRRGFARYPM